Proteins encoded within one genomic window of Brachybacterium avium:
- a CDS encoding metal-dependent hydrolase, with protein MMGGHHAISGTAAWMALAGTATVRGHEAGLGLWDLSSGQVLAGAVVATGAALLPDIDHPSATISRSGGLLTRMLTRTVSRAARHRGATHTLLAVVVFTALAAVVNSLDWQVRVPVLGEIEAGAALLVTILCALGARALKTVAGRLLPWVVGLIAGLVVAATAPDTSIWLPAAVAVGTLTHLVGDLLTTDGIPFPTWPLTFTPPKRFASPLWQRSGDLAVPVLGDAGSAREWLLCTVLTGYAVLTTAATLATAPEVLVL; from the coding sequence ATGATGGGCGGACATCACGCGATCAGCGGCACCGCCGCCTGGATGGCCCTGGCCGGCACCGCCACCGTGCGCGGGCACGAGGCAGGTCTCGGGCTGTGGGACCTCAGCTCCGGGCAGGTGCTCGCCGGGGCCGTGGTCGCCACCGGTGCCGCCCTGCTGCCGGACATCGACCACCCCAGCGCCACCATCTCCCGCTCCGGGGGCCTGCTCACCAGGATGCTCACCCGCACCGTCAGCCGGGCGGCCAGGCATCGCGGGGCGACCCACACCTTGCTTGCCGTCGTCGTCTTCACCGCCCTGGCTGCGGTCGTCAACAGCCTCGACTGGCAGGTGCGGGTGCCCGTGCTCGGCGAGATCGAAGCCGGCGCTGCGCTGCTGGTCACGATCCTGTGCGCGCTCGGAGCCAGGGCGCTGAAGACGGTCGCGGGACGGCTGCTGCCCTGGGTGGTGGGCCTCATCGCCGGGCTGGTCGTCGCGGCCACCGCCCCGGACACCTCGATCTGGCTGCCGGCAGCGGTGGCCGTCGGCACGCTGACCCACCTGGTCGGCGATCTGCTCACCACCGACGGGATCCCCTTCCCCACCTGGCCGCTGACGTTCACGCCCCCGAAGCGGTTCGCCTCCCCGCTCTGGCAGCGCAGCGGGGACCTCGCGGTGCCGGTGCTGGGTGACGCCGGCAGCGCGCGCGAATGGCTGCTGTGCACGGTGCTGACGGGGTACGCCGTGCTCACCACGGCGGCGACCCTCGCCACAGCGCCTGAAGTCCTGGTGCTCTGA
- a CDS encoding (Fe-S)-binding protein, whose protein sequence is MFGAAEEPRRAGSGDCGGNCGCGTADEGAAAGVPAALNLLAQRAGMRLAVPDDAASLCCGTPFSSKGMTAAKERMHEKVRTTLLAASDDGRLPVVVDAASCTEGILEAMAGTDVAVVDAITFVRRHLLDRLEIGERAGSVTVHPTCSTTHLGATDDLVAIAEACAAEVVVPVDWGCCGYAGDRGMLHPELTASATAAEAAEVARRETDWYVSANRTCELGMQAATGKSYRHVLELLAAVTA, encoded by the coding sequence ATGTTCGGCGCCGCGGAGGAGCCGCGCCGGGCAGGCAGCGGCGACTGCGGTGGGAACTGCGGATGCGGGACCGCGGACGAGGGCGCCGCCGCCGGGGTCCCCGCCGCGCTGAACCTGCTCGCCCAGCGCGCCGGGATGCGGCTCGCGGTGCCCGACGACGCCGCCTCGCTCTGCTGCGGCACCCCGTTCTCCTCCAAGGGCATGACCGCGGCGAAGGAGCGGATGCACGAGAAGGTGCGCACCACGCTCCTGGCGGCGAGCGACGACGGGCGGCTGCCCGTGGTCGTCGATGCCGCCAGCTGCACCGAGGGGATCCTCGAGGCGATGGCGGGCACCGACGTCGCAGTGGTCGATGCGATCACCTTCGTGCGACGCCACCTGCTGGACCGGCTCGAGATCGGCGAGCGCGCCGGATCCGTCACCGTGCATCCCACCTGCTCGACCACCCATCTCGGAGCGACGGACGACCTGGTCGCGATCGCAGAGGCCTGCGCCGCGGAGGTCGTGGTGCCGGTGGACTGGGGATGCTGCGGCTACGCCGGCGACCGCGGCATGCTGCATCCGGAGCTGACCGCCTCGGCCACCGCCGCCGAGGCGGCCGAGGTCGCCCGGCGGGAGACGGACTGGTACGTCTCCGCGAACCGCACCTGCGAGCTGGGGATGCAGGCCGCGACCGGGAAGAGCTACCGCCACGTGCTCGAGCTGCTGGCGGCGGTGACCGCGTGA
- a CDS encoding FAD-binding and (Fe-S)-binding domain-containing protein, with amino-acid sequence MTVPPLLDTDVVARHTLAHDASHYLLLPEAVTAPADEAEVVALLRQATLDRRPLTFRSGGTSLSGQAQSDSVLADVRRHFRRIEVLDAGERVRVGPGATLRQVNAHLLRHGRRLGPDPASEIACTIGGVIANNSSGMAAGIAENSYRTLESLRFVLPSGTVVDTSAPDADARLRREEPALHEGLLRLMRRVRDDAAATRIIRERFALKNTMGYGINALLDFETPAEVLAHLVVGSEGTLAFVSSATFRTVAIQKHIATGLLVLPSLTAATAALPEVVGAGFATAELMDARSLIVAQSLTGAPQEILGLAVQGHAALLVEHRADEGEVLAQKSADASSLAASLDLAAPFDMTTEASRRTAMWTTRKGLYAAIAGARPAGSTALLEDVAVPVPELEATCQGLQGLFDRHGYDESVIFGHAKDGNIHFLLNEHLGGGGDRLEAFTEDMVSLVLGHGGNLKAEHGTGRMMAPFVQRQYGSELYGVMREIKALVDPAGILNPGVVLTDDPSAHMRDLKPVIAIEEEADRCVECGYCEPVCPSKDLTLTPRQRIVLRRDANLAEQRGDLATARAIREAYEYEGLQTCAVDGMCVTACPVDIDTGDLVRRLRAEEATAAPNAAWSAAAGSWDLLTRGHRPRWVRRGRCRRCCRAPRPTWAGPCWAPRRCRSTGPSCRAGEDRCGSPADGDGPQPTSPPCTCRPACTPCSAPRRSRAGQAAATAVGTADAGPRTRAPPPGSPPR; translated from the coding sequence ATGACCGTTCCGCCGCTGCTGGACACCGATGTCGTCGCCCGGCACACCCTCGCTCACGACGCCTCCCACTACCTGCTGCTGCCGGAGGCGGTGACCGCGCCCGCCGACGAGGCCGAGGTGGTGGCGCTGCTGCGGCAGGCGACGCTGGACCGTCGGCCGCTGACCTTCCGCTCCGGCGGGACGAGCCTGTCCGGGCAGGCGCAGTCGGACTCGGTGCTGGCCGATGTGCGCCGCCACTTCCGCCGGATCGAGGTGCTCGATGCGGGCGAGCGCGTGCGGGTGGGTCCCGGGGCGACGCTGCGGCAGGTCAATGCGCATCTGCTGCGGCACGGGCGGCGCCTCGGCCCGGATCCGGCCTCCGAGATCGCGTGCACGATCGGCGGGGTGATCGCGAACAACTCCTCGGGCATGGCGGCGGGGATCGCCGAGAACTCGTATCGCACCCTGGAGTCGCTGCGGTTCGTGCTGCCCTCCGGGACCGTCGTGGACACCTCTGCACCGGATGCGGATGCCCGCCTGCGGCGCGAGGAGCCCGCGCTCCACGAGGGGCTGCTGCGGCTGATGCGGCGGGTGCGGGACGATGCGGCGGCGACCCGCATCATCCGGGAGCGCTTCGCGCTGAAGAACACCATGGGCTACGGGATCAACGCGCTGCTGGACTTCGAGACCCCGGCCGAGGTGCTCGCCCACCTGGTGGTCGGCTCCGAGGGGACGCTCGCCTTCGTCTCCTCCGCCACCTTCCGCACCGTCGCGATCCAGAAGCACATCGCCACCGGACTGCTGGTGCTGCCCTCCCTCACCGCTGCGACCGCCGCCCTGCCCGAGGTGGTGGGGGCAGGGTTCGCGACCGCGGAGCTGATGGACGCCCGCTCGCTGATCGTCGCGCAGTCCCTCACCGGCGCCCCGCAGGAGATTCTCGGGCTCGCGGTCCAGGGCCACGCGGCGCTGCTGGTCGAGCATCGGGCCGACGAGGGCGAGGTGCTCGCCCAGAAGTCGGCCGACGCCTCCTCCCTCGCCGCCTCGCTCGACCTCGCCGCCCCCTTCGACATGACCACCGAGGCGTCCCGTCGCACCGCGATGTGGACCACCCGCAAGGGGCTGTATGCGGCGATCGCCGGGGCGCGACCGGCAGGATCCACCGCGCTGCTCGAGGACGTGGCGGTGCCGGTGCCGGAGCTCGAGGCGACCTGCCAGGGGCTGCAGGGCCTGTTCGACCGGCACGGCTACGACGAGTCGGTGATCTTCGGGCACGCGAAGGACGGCAACATCCACTTCCTGCTGAACGAGCATCTCGGGGGCGGCGGGGACCGGCTCGAGGCGTTCACCGAGGACATGGTCTCCCTGGTGCTGGGCCACGGCGGGAACCTCAAGGCCGAGCACGGCACGGGGCGGATGATGGCACCGTTCGTCCAGCGGCAGTACGGGTCGGAGCTGTACGGGGTGATGCGGGAGATCAAGGCGCTGGTGGATCCGGCCGGGATCCTGAATCCGGGGGTGGTGCTCACCGATGATCCCTCCGCGCATATGCGCGATCTGAAGCCGGTGATCGCCATCGAGGAGGAGGCGGATCGCTGCGTGGAGTGCGGCTACTGCGAACCGGTATGCCCCAGCAAGGACCTCACCCTGACCCCGCGGCAGCGGATCGTGCTGCGCCGGGATGCGAACCTCGCCGAGCAGCGCGGCGACCTCGCCACGGCGCGCGCCATCCGGGAGGCGTACGAGTACGAGGGGCTGCAGACCTGCGCGGTCGACGGGATGTGCGTGACCGCCTGCCCCGTCGACATCGACACCGGTGACCTGGTGCGACGGCTGCGGGCCGAGGAGGCGACCGCCGCCCCGAATGCGGCGTGGTCGGCGGCGGCCGGGAGCTGGGATCTGCTGACCCGGGGGCATCGGCCGCGATGGGTGCGGCGGGGGCGGTGCCGGCGGTGCTGCCGCGCGCCGCGACCGACGTGGGCCGGGCCCTGCTGGGCGCCGAGGCGGTGCCGCAGTACCGGCCCGAGCTGCCGCGCCGGGGAGGACCGGTGCGGCTCGCCGGCGGACGGGGACGGGCCTCAGCCGACGTCGCCGCCGTGTACCTGCCGGCCTGCGTGCACACCATGTTCGGCGCCGCGGAGGAGCCGCGCCGGGCAGGCAGCGGCGACTGCGGTGGGAACTGCGGATGCGGGACCGCGGACGAGGGCGCCGCCGCCGGGGTCCCCGCCGCGCTGA
- the glsA gene encoding glutaminase A codes for MTSALTTYLDRLTTALSTATTPELPDAVSPDRGITGDVETQGDIPDLSFLSGAEENHLGVAVCDIDGEITGAGTDHEFPMQSISKAFAYGAAIDLHGMDYVDTIVDEEPSGEEFNALSLDPVTKKPKNPLVNIGAIRTHAMLGTTKDERTQRLRAVLDAAAGRPLEPHRETWQEELKSADRNLALAYILRAAGSMTEDATDVVGGYIEGCAVLTSVTDLAVMAATLASGGTNPLTGEKVFSRVAARQVLSVMLTCGMYDNAGDWVSDVGLPAKSGVGGGIIAALPSRFGVASYAPQLDLHGNSVRGTLFFERLSTDFALHMLDGVEPRDLEECAQELMEVGTHP; via the coding sequence GTGACGAGCGCACTGACCACGTACCTCGACCGACTCACCACCGCACTGTCCACCGCGACGACACCCGAGCTGCCCGACGCGGTGTCCCCGGATCGGGGCATCACCGGCGATGTGGAGACCCAGGGCGACATCCCCGACCTCTCCTTCCTCTCCGGGGCCGAGGAGAACCATCTCGGGGTCGCGGTCTGCGACATCGACGGGGAGATCACCGGCGCCGGCACCGACCACGAGTTCCCGATGCAGTCGATCTCGAAGGCCTTCGCCTACGGGGCGGCGATCGACCTGCACGGCATGGACTACGTCGACACCATCGTGGACGAGGAGCCCTCGGGGGAGGAGTTCAACGCCCTCAGCCTCGACCCGGTCACCAAGAAGCCGAAGAACCCGCTGGTCAACATCGGCGCGATCCGCACTCACGCGATGCTGGGCACCACCAAGGACGAGCGCACGCAGCGCCTGCGCGCGGTGCTCGACGCCGCCGCCGGCAGACCGCTGGAGCCCCATCGCGAGACCTGGCAGGAGGAGCTCAAGAGTGCGGACCGCAACCTGGCGCTGGCCTACATCCTCCGCGCCGCCGGCTCCATGACCGAGGACGCCACCGACGTAGTCGGCGGTTACATCGAGGGCTGCGCGGTGCTCACCTCCGTCACCGACCTCGCCGTGATGGCCGCGACCCTGGCCTCCGGCGGCACCAATCCGCTCACCGGGGAGAAGGTCTTCTCTCGGGTCGCCGCTCGCCAGGTGCTCTCGGTGATGCTCACCTGCGGGATGTACGACAACGCCGGTGACTGGGTCAGCGACGTGGGCCTGCCCGCGAAGTCCGGGGTGGGCGGCGGGATCATCGCCGCCCTGCCCTCCCGCTTCGGGGTGGCCAGCTACGCCCCGCAGCTGGACCTGCACGGCAACTCCGTGCGCGGCACCCTCTTCTTCGAACGGCTCAGCACCGACTTCGCCCTGCACATGCTCGACGGGGTGGAGCCCCGGGATCTTGAGGAGTGCGCGCAGGAGCTGATGGAGGTCGGCACGCACCCGTGA
- a CDS encoding DUF5926 family protein, producing MSSPSSNDLVRRPFEGLPHEQDLVAMRQLIPAATMAAKTTAEYGALDVEIATILPMAWPAVRRTDGSVTVGIQAGYPGGDLSRGIGQAIKLAAALEPGSPITTVTLDEDAPRLQDILDLDGPFEIQVQDTFEFWLDPSAERTGEIEAAISQANDSIMPTRAVQGLPHAYWVDAGAKEHLRWVLDADEEKVIDAVTRLHARRESAIGEGTKYVGSFRAEGLTIPVWDLPKGCGAEGVEAEAEAFRTRFEQALAVTEPLTTLERRARGGIVARQVTLR from the coding sequence ATGAGTTCCCCCTCGAGCAACGACCTGGTCCGCCGCCCCTTCGAGGGCCTGCCCCATGAGCAGGACCTGGTGGCGATGCGCCAGCTGATCCCGGCGGCGACCATGGCCGCGAAGACCACCGCCGAGTACGGCGCCCTCGATGTCGAGATCGCGACCATCCTGCCGATGGCCTGGCCCGCCGTGCGCCGCACCGACGGCTCCGTCACCGTCGGCATCCAGGCCGGCTACCCGGGCGGCGACCTCTCCCGCGGGATCGGCCAGGCGATCAAGCTCGCCGCCGCCCTCGAGCCCGGCAGCCCCATCACCACGGTGACCCTCGACGAGGACGCCCCGCGCCTGCAAGACATCCTCGATCTGGACGGTCCCTTCGAGATCCAGGTGCAGGACACCTTCGAGTTCTGGCTCGACCCCAGCGCCGAGCGCACCGGCGAGATCGAGGCCGCGATCTCCCAGGCCAACGACTCGATCATGCCCACCCGTGCGGTGCAGGGCCTGCCCCACGCCTACTGGGTCGACGCCGGTGCGAAGGAGCACCTGCGCTGGGTGCTGGACGCCGACGAGGAGAAGGTGATCGATGCGGTCACCCGCCTCCACGCCCGTCGTGAGTCCGCCATCGGAGAGGGCACCAAGTACGTCGGCTCCTTCCGTGCCGAGGGCCTCACCATCCCGGTGTGGGACCTGCCCAAGGGCTGCGGCGCCGAGGGGGTCGAGGCCGAGGCCGAGGCCTTCCGGACCCGCTTCGAGCAGGCGCTGGCCGTGACCGAACCGCTGACCACCCTGGAACGCCGGGCCCGGGGCGGCATCGTGGCGCGACAGGTGACGCTGCGATGA
- a CDS encoding glycosyltransferase family 2 protein, whose product MSTAGPLTTHRPASVAVVIPAKNEAERIEATIESARRITGVDLVVVVDDGSTDATSAVAMGADALVVRHKSNRGKAAAMATGAQLVAIREGAERADGGEDFSEELHAEPRAQGHTGPLPVIDPTDAVPRALLFLDADMTDSAVAAQPLVDAVLGEGVDMAIALLPPQDGASGMGIVVRTARRGIQRATGWEPTQPLSGTRCITRETWEACLPLAPGWGVETSLTIDALTAGFWVKEIPAQLHHRATGKDLRGQLHRAAQLRDVVRALARKRHLAADLTEPDIGEDERSTLEDPGEAPLPAGPTDHDEEKTWTVVPEKDAAAAAGRAEGRRATLADLPVSGEFSDDQTRALGDVDVDRLDALLRDLPVEGDFAPDDVVYLADMDLETLAVRLHDAPVAARFAPEHAVIIASHLAAEEPTIPESLPTPLTPEEYTSLVVHAAVEAEND is encoded by the coding sequence ATGAGCACCGCGGGGCCGCTGACGACGCACCGTCCAGCGAGTGTGGCCGTCGTGATCCCCGCCAAGAACGAGGCGGAGCGGATCGAGGCGACCATCGAGTCCGCGCGCCGGATCACGGGGGTGGACCTGGTGGTGGTCGTCGACGACGGCTCCACCGACGCCACCTCTGCCGTCGCGATGGGGGCCGACGCCCTGGTGGTGCGGCACAAGTCCAACCGCGGCAAGGCGGCGGCGATGGCCACCGGCGCGCAGCTGGTCGCGATCCGTGAGGGCGCCGAGAGGGCCGACGGCGGCGAGGACTTCTCCGAGGAGCTGCACGCCGAGCCGAGGGCGCAGGGGCACACCGGTCCGCTGCCGGTGATCGATCCGACGGACGCCGTGCCCCGCGCCCTGCTCTTCCTCGACGCCGACATGACCGACTCCGCCGTCGCTGCGCAGCCGCTGGTGGACGCGGTGCTCGGCGAGGGCGTGGACATGGCGATCGCCCTGCTGCCCCCGCAGGACGGTGCGAGCGGGATGGGCATCGTGGTGCGCACCGCTCGTCGCGGCATCCAGCGCGCCACCGGCTGGGAGCCGACCCAGCCGCTCTCCGGCACCCGCTGCATCACCCGCGAGACCTGGGAGGCCTGCCTCCCGCTCGCCCCCGGCTGGGGTGTGGAGACCTCGCTGACGATCGATGCGCTGACCGCCGGGTTCTGGGTCAAGGAGATCCCGGCACAGCTCCACCACCGCGCCACCGGCAAGGACCTGCGCGGCCAGCTGCATCGGGCCGCCCAGCTGCGCGACGTGGTGCGCGCCCTGGCTCGCAAGCGCCATCTGGCCGCGGATCTCACGGAGCCGGATATCGGCGAGGACGAGCGCTCCACCCTCGAGGATCCGGGGGAGGCCCCGCTGCCTGCCGGCCCCACGGATCACGACGAGGAGAAGACCTGGACCGTCGTCCCCGAGAAGGACGCCGCGGCTGCCGCCGGCCGCGCCGAGGGTCGTCGGGCCACTCTCGCCGACCTCCCTGTCTCCGGCGAGTTCTCCGATGACCAGACGCGGGCGCTGGGCGACGTGGACGTGGACCGCCTCGATGCGCTGCTGCGCGACCTGCCGGTGGAGGGTGACTTCGCCCCGGACGATGTCGTCTACCTCGCCGACATGGATCTCGAGACGCTCGCCGTCCGGCTCCACGACGCCCCGGTCGCAGCCCGCTTCGCCCCGGAGCATGCGGTGATCATCGCCTCCCATCTCGCAGCGGAGGAGCCGACGATCCCGGAATCCCTGCCCACGCCGCTCACCCCCGAGGAGTACACCTCGCTGGTGGTCCATGCCGCGGTGGAGGCGGAGAACGACTGA
- a CDS encoding GntR family transcriptional regulator → MNTPTPPYEQVRREIIEQIRTGELTPGDKLPAIRVLAGDLGLAAGTVARAYKLLEESQIVSTRRGAGTTVAPGAVMEARKLASTAQREAGGPVDAGLLALFAGPIAAARARGARDVEILASVRAALSQASGADPS, encoded by the coding sequence ATGAACACTCCGACCCCACCGTATGAACAGGTCCGCCGGGAGATCATCGAGCAGATCCGCACGGGTGAGCTGACGCCGGGGGACAAGCTGCCCGCGATCCGTGTCCTGGCGGGTGACCTGGGCCTTGCCGCCGGCACCGTCGCCCGCGCCTACAAGCTGCTCGAGGAGTCCCAGATCGTGAGCACCCGACGGGGAGCCGGGACGACTGTCGCGCCCGGGGCCGTGATGGAGGCGCGCAAGCTCGCCTCGACGGCTCAGCGCGAGGCGGGCGGCCCGGTGGATGCGGGGCTGCTGGCGCTGTTCGCCGGTCCGATCGCCGCGGCGCGGGCACGCGGCGCCCGCGACGTCGAGATCCTCGCCTCGGTGCGCGCGGCGCTCTCGCAGGCCAGCGGTGCGGATCCCTCGTGA
- a CDS encoding GNAT family N-acetyltransferase → MRIPRDGGARAGVIRLERLGPEHAAAILEGQDAELAGEIVGERWNRGSLDSFLARAARWRADGPIREFAARYETEAETGALIGGGGLNLLDPGLTRAEAALTYWVLAAHRGRGHGRELAAALVGRAQADPRISRLVLRIAPMNGASRTLARSIGAVPTGEVERHPADAARVVDRWVLELDRN, encoded by the coding sequence GTGCGGATCCCTCGTGACGGCGGCGCGCGAGCCGGCGTGATCCGGCTCGAGCGCCTGGGCCCGGAGCACGCCGCAGCGATCCTGGAGGGCCAGGACGCCGAGCTCGCCGGGGAGATCGTGGGGGAGCGGTGGAATCGCGGGAGCCTCGATTCCTTCCTCGCGCGGGCGGCACGATGGCGGGCCGACGGGCCGATCCGCGAATTCGCGGCCCGGTACGAGACGGAGGCCGAGACCGGTGCCCTGATCGGCGGTGGCGGGCTCAATCTCCTGGACCCCGGGCTGACGCGCGCAGAGGCCGCGCTGACGTATTGGGTCCTCGCCGCCCATCGTGGCCGCGGCCATGGGCGCGAGCTGGCGGCGGCACTGGTCGGCCGAGCGCAGGCCGACCCGCGGATCTCCCGCCTCGTGCTGCGCATCGCGCCGATGAACGGAGCCTCACGAACCCTCGCCCGGAGCATCGGCGCCGTGCCGACCGGTGAGGTGGAGCGCCATCCGGCCGATGCGGCACGCGTCGTGGACCGCTGGGTCCTGGAGCTGGACAGGAACTGA
- a CDS encoding HNH endonuclease signature motif containing protein, whose protein sequence is MTVTIRRPGGGGSDGTAPAAPATMVRARSPLTPESLLRRGRVDPGSADAAAVSRMMDLEREESRRYARHLRDLAPFWIDHEDPDLAEDREERSLAIAIALRTTTALASFRIREAHIALREMPRTFERLAAGDMPRRWHEKMLKAVRDLTGFQRSQADEYIAAWDLASIPADRFHDELRQLVSWFEREQPRHCPEHSRDVTVETSGRDDGVACLRVTGPIPEILALARRIDASTTAVQSAQRHALAQGAPIPFDLDGDVARDGSAMTRAALRYAIIHRTLLDTAGVEVPAPRHRINIVVPVLTLMGVDDTPATYDGMTPLPAAMARDLAESEPVWHRVFTHPVTGAFLPLPAQRYRPTPEMVEHLRLTTPRCAAPGCTKGTTDDAENDHIEEFDHAHPARGGPTSIDNLHRLHWGHHDLKTAGRVDPVREPDGSTTWTVGSPPLITTRVSPRPDLATPRFATAMMESWEHYRWLCMTEEMERNGEVERIFREWGPIDPAVDGQHDDEESARRAPWAGDPPF, encoded by the coding sequence ATGACCGTGACCATTCGGCGCCCCGGCGGTGGTGGATCTGACGGCACCGCCCCAGCAGCTCCGGCCACCATGGTCCGTGCGCGCTCACCGTTGACGCCTGAATCGTTGCTCAGGCGCGGCAGGGTCGACCCGGGCAGCGCCGACGCCGCCGCCGTCTCCCGGATGATGGATCTCGAGCGGGAGGAGTCGCGGCGCTACGCCCGGCACCTGCGCGACCTCGCACCGTTCTGGATCGACCATGAGGACCCGGATCTCGCGGAGGACCGCGAGGAGCGGAGCCTCGCGATCGCCATCGCGCTGCGCACCACCACGGCACTGGCGTCCTTCCGGATCCGGGAGGCTCATATCGCGCTCCGGGAGATGCCGCGAACCTTCGAGCGCCTCGCCGCCGGTGACATGCCGAGGCGGTGGCATGAGAAGATGCTGAAGGCGGTTCGGGATCTCACCGGATTCCAGCGTTCGCAAGCGGATGAATATATCGCCGCGTGGGATCTCGCCTCGATTCCGGCTGACCGATTCCACGATGAGCTGCGTCAGCTGGTCTCCTGGTTCGAGCGGGAGCAGCCGCGGCACTGCCCGGAGCATTCCCGCGACGTCACCGTCGAGACCAGCGGGCGCGATGACGGCGTCGCCTGCCTGCGCGTCACCGGCCCGATCCCCGAGATCCTCGCCCTCGCCCGCCGGATCGATGCCTCGACGACGGCGGTCCAGTCCGCACAGCGTCATGCGCTCGCCCAGGGTGCCCCGATCCCCTTCGACCTCGACGGGGATGTCGCCCGCGACGGCAGCGCCATGACGCGTGCCGCCCTGCGCTACGCGATCATCCACCGCACCCTGCTCGACACCGCCGGCGTCGAGGTGCCGGCGCCCCGCCACCGCATCAACATCGTCGTCCCGGTCCTCACCCTGATGGGCGTCGATGACACCCCCGCCACCTACGACGGCATGACTCCGCTGCCCGCCGCGATGGCGCGGGACCTCGCCGAGTCCGAGCCCGTCTGGCACCGGGTCTTCACCCACCCCGTCACCGGAGCGTTCCTGCCGCTGCCGGCCCAGCGCTACCGCCCCACCCCCGAGATGGTCGAGCACCTGCGACTGACCACCCCTCGCTGCGCCGCCCCCGGCTGCACCAAGGGCACCACCGATGACGCGGAGAACGACCACATCGAGGAGTTCGACCACGCACACCCCGCACGCGGAGGGCCCACCAGCATCGACAACCTCCACCGATTGCACTGGGGTCATCACGACCTCAAGACCGCCGGACGCGTGGACCCCGTCCGAGAACCCGACGGCTCCACCACCTGGACCGTCGGCTCCCCACCCCTGATCACCACGAGGGTGTCACCGCGCCCTGACCTCGCCACGCCCCGTTTCGCCACCGCCATGATGGAGTCGTGGGAGCACTATCGGTGGCTCTGCATGACGGAGGAGATGGAGCGCAACGGCGAGGTGGAGCGGATCTTCCGGGAATGGGGCCCGATCGACCCCGCCGTGGATGGGCAGCACGACGACGAGGAATCCGCCCGGCGCGCGCCCTGGGCCGGCGACCCACCGTTCTGA
- the pheA gene encoding prephenate dehydratase — protein MRYGFLGPETTFTHQALLQALAEMPEGFDTSAPEMVPFSSVATAAADLLAGDIDALMAPIENSVEGGVSGTLDVLAATDSITIVAEQTVQITFVLAAREAMPLDELTTVSSHPHAQAQVQGWLREEVPGAHVAAASSTAAAARDLAAAGEDEARGCAAVCSPLAAEHFGLAVLAEGIEDYEGAITRFVLVTREGRIPARTGADKTTLVLQLPHNRSGALLEALEILSSNGVNMSRIESRPVGDFLGRYSFSLDIEGHLEDRRVAAALRALHRLCPVVHYLGSYPRVDGRRAEVREDFADPAYDDARRWMQRLTAMITPTDPSTEI, from the coding sequence ATGCGGTACGGATTCCTCGGTCCTGAGACGACCTTCACCCACCAGGCGCTCCTGCAGGCCCTCGCAGAGATGCCCGAGGGCTTCGACACCAGCGCGCCGGAGATGGTGCCCTTCTCCTCCGTGGCCACCGCCGCTGCCGACCTGTTGGCCGGCGACATCGACGCCCTCATGGCCCCGATCGAGAACTCCGTCGAGGGCGGGGTCTCCGGCACGCTCGACGTCCTCGCCGCGACCGACTCCATCACGATCGTCGCCGAGCAGACCGTGCAGATCACCTTCGTGCTCGCCGCCCGCGAGGCCATGCCCCTCGACGAGCTGACCACGGTCTCCTCCCACCCGCACGCCCAGGCGCAGGTCCAGGGCTGGCTGCGGGAGGAGGTGCCCGGGGCGCACGTCGCCGCCGCCTCCTCGACCGCCGCCGCCGCCCGGGACCTCGCCGCCGCGGGGGAGGACGAGGCCCGCGGCTGCGCCGCCGTCTGCTCACCGCTCGCGGCCGAGCACTTCGGCCTCGCGGTCCTCGCCGAGGGCATCGAGGACTACGAGGGCGCGATCACCCGCTTCGTCCTGGTCACCCGCGAGGGGAGGATCCCCGCCCGCACCGGGGCCGACAAGACCACGCTCGTCCTCCAGCTGCCGCACAACCGCTCGGGCGCGCTGCTCGAGGCGCTCGAGATCCTCAGCTCCAACGGAGTGAACATGTCGCGGATCGAGTCCCGGCCCGTCGGCGACTTCCTGGGCCGCTACTCCTTCTCCCTCGACATCGAGGGCCACCTCGAGGACCGCCGCGTCGCCGCCGCCCTGCGGGCGCTGCACCGGCTGTGCCCGGTGGTGCACTACCTCGGCTCCTACCCTCGGGTCGACGGGCGGCGCGCGGAGGTCCGTGAGGACTTCGCCGACCCTGCCTATGACGACGCCCGCCGATGGATGCAGCGATTGACGGCGATGATCACCCCGACCGACCCGAGCACCGAGATCTGA